The following DNA comes from Candidatus Hydrogenedentota bacterium.
GCTCTAAAAGATGTTGATCTAGGTGGTTTGATGATGAAGCATCAGCCGCGCATTGCTCACGATAACAACGGAAATCCTCTCGGGCTCACCGCGAATAATGTGGACAGTATCCCTTACGCATCTGAATATGGCTTTCGGGAAGGTGATATTATTTCCAGTGTGAACGGTATCCCTATCCAAAGTGAATCCCAGATTTTCAGTTTGATTCCTCAATTTCAAAATGTTAAAAACTTTCAGGTTGAAGTGTTGCGAAATGGGCAACGCATACGCATTCCCATTACAATCAAGTGATTTGCCCTCTCTTTCGAGTAGACCCAAGCAGGTGATTTCGCGTCATTGGCTTCAACCTTTTCAATACAACTATTCCCACAAAAAAATAAGGAGTGTTATTTATAATGAGTCAATCAGCAGCAGTTCTATCGGACACTAAGATGTCGCAGATCTATCGCTTGCGCCATTCTCTTTCCCATATTTTAGCCGCTGCCGTACGTCAAATACGGCCTGAAGCAAAATTAGCATTTGGCCCGCCCGTCGAAAATGGGTTTTATTACGACTTCGATTTCGGCGACAAACCCATAGGTGAAGCCGATCTCAACGACATAGAGCAGCGTATGGCTGCCATCATCAAAGCACGCATTCCTTTCGAGCGTCACGAAAAATCTTTTGATGATGCGTTGCGCTTTTTGGAAGAAAGCGGAGAAGTCTATAAAGTCGAATATGCCCGTGAATTGATCGAAACCGGCGCAGCGCAAGGGAATGCTATTTCCTTTTATTCGAGCGGTGATTTTATTGATATGTGCGAAGGACCGCATCTTGAACATACGGGACAAGTGCCCAAAAAATCTTTTAAGCTCGATCGTATCTCCGGAAGTTACTGGCGCGGTGATGAAAAGCGTCCCATGCTGACACGCATCTACGGTTTAGCCTTCGAGTCCGGCAAAGAATTGAGCGACTACCTCGCGATGCGTAAAATTGCCATGGAACGGGATCACCGAAAACTTGGCGAAGAGCTGGATCTTTTTATTCAAGACAGCGAAGTAGGCGTAGGCTTGCCGTTATGGACGCCCAAAGGAACCGTCATCCGTGACGAACTGGAAAAATGGGCTCGCGAAACGGAGTTTTTAGCCGGCTACCAGCGTGTATCCACGCCTTCGGTCACGCGCAAAGAACTTTACATACGATCGGGTCATGTTCCCTATTACGAAGATAGCATGTATCCCGCCATGCCTGTGGACGAAAATGATCATTACTATTTGCGGCCCATGTGCTGCCCGCATCATCACAAAATCTATGCTTCAAGATTACGCAGCTATCGGGAATTACCGCTAAGACTTTGTGAATATGGTGATGTCTTCCGTTATGAAAAACATGGGTCCTTATCCGGGCTCCTGCGTGTGCGCGCCATGTGTATGAATGACGCACACATCTATTGTACGCCCGATCAGGTGGAGTCAGAGTTTAACGCTGTCATTTCGATGTACCAAATGTATTATGGTCATTTGCGTATGGGCAATTTCCGGGTACGTTTGAGCCTCCACGATAAAAACAGTGACAAATTTGTGGATCGCTATGAGGACTGGGAGCGCAGCGAAGCGATTGTGCGGCGTGTTCTCGACAATCTCGGTATTACCTATGAAGAGGAAGCCGGAGAAGCCGCTTTCTATGGCCCTAAAGTGGACATACAGGTTAAAAATCTGATGGGCCGAGAAGAGACGGTCTCAACCTGTCAGCTCGATTTTGTTATGCCCGAACGTTTCGACCTGAATTATGTTGATGCTGACGGCAAGCAGAAACGGCCTTATATATTGCATCGTGCGCCTCTCAGCACGCACGAGCGGATGATTTCATTTCTCATTGAATTCTACGGCGGCGCCTTCCCCACGTGGATGGCTCCGGTGCAGGTGCGCTTGATTCCGGTGAACGATGAGCTGATGGATTATGCCCATAGCATTGAATCTAAATTACGGGCGTCCTTTTTCCGCACGGAAGTGGACTATAGCGCCGAAAGTTTCAATAAAAAGATTCGCAATGCGGTCACGCAAAAGATTCCGAATCTGTGGATACTTGGGAAAAAAGAAATGGAAGAAGGCGTCGTAACGTGGCGGCGTCATGCGGTCAAAGAACAGCAATGCCTTCCTCT
Coding sequences within:
- a CDS encoding PDZ domain-containing protein, producing MMKHQPRIAHDNNGNPLGLTANNVDSIPYASEYGFREGDIISSVNGIPIQSESQIFSLIPQFQNVKNFQVEVLRNGQRIRIPITIK
- a CDS encoding threonine--tRNA ligase, which gives rise to MSQSAAVLSDTKMSQIYRLRHSLSHILAAAVRQIRPEAKLAFGPPVENGFYYDFDFGDKPIGEADLNDIEQRMAAIIKARIPFERHEKSFDDALRFLEESGEVYKVEYARELIETGAAQGNAISFYSSGDFIDMCEGPHLEHTGQVPKKSFKLDRISGSYWRGDEKRPMLTRIYGLAFESGKELSDYLAMRKIAMERDHRKLGEELDLFIQDSEVGVGLPLWTPKGTVIRDELEKWARETEFLAGYQRVSTPSVTRKELYIRSGHVPYYEDSMYPAMPVDENDHYYLRPMCCPHHHKIYASRLRSYRELPLRLCEYGDVFRYEKHGSLSGLLRVRAMCMNDAHIYCTPDQVESEFNAVISMYQMYYGHLRMGNFRVRLSLHDKNSDKFVDRYEDWERSEAIVRRVLDNLGITYEEEAGEAAFYGPKVDIQVKNLMGREETVSTCQLDFVMPERFDLNYVDADGKQKRPYILHRAPLSTHERMISFLIEFYGGAFPTWMAPVQVRLIPVNDELMDYAHSIESKLRASFFRTEVDYSAESFNKKIRNAVTQKIPNLWILGKKEMEEGVVTWRRHAVKEQQCLPLDKALSLLENVRDKRVMDNFPDVELG